The following are encoded in a window of Desulforegulaceae bacterium genomic DNA:
- the amrS gene encoding AmmeMemoRadiSam system radical SAM enzyme: MEKKLYKKINNNKSICLLCSHFCVLKKNEKGKCGVRQNISDEIISLIKNKIAVKALDPIEKKPLFHVLPGSFSYSIGSPGCNFTCKFCQNATLAQLPAVLDEIDAYEIIPEDLVKEAIANKAKSISYTYSEPTVFFELMKDTALIAKDKGILNLMVSNGFISKQGFDEIKEFIDAANIDLKSFSNNFYEKICGGKLKPVLETLKRMKKENIFIEITTLLISGINDSKEEIENIAKFIKNELGQDTPWHISAFHPCFKMTDIKPTPAGTIHKAIETGQKQGLNYIYPGNIFGDDFESTICPQCKNKVVERKGFYVIGNHIKNGKCGECGHKISGIFE, encoded by the coding sequence ATGGAAAAGAAATTATACAAAAAAATAAACAACAATAAATCAATCTGCCTTTTGTGCAGTCATTTTTGCGTTCTTAAAAAAAATGAAAAAGGCAAATGCGGAGTAAGGCAAAATATTTCTGATGAAATAATTTCACTTATAAAAAATAAAATAGCTGTAAAAGCTCTTGATCCAATTGAAAAAAAACCGCTGTTTCATGTTCTGCCCGGAAGCTTTTCATATTCCATTGGATCTCCTGGATGCAATTTTACCTGCAAATTCTGTCAAAATGCAACTCTTGCCCAGTTACCGGCTGTTTTGGATGAAATTGATGCATATGAAATTATTCCAGAAGACCTTGTAAAAGAAGCCATTGCAAATAAAGCAAAATCAATAAGCTACACGTATTCAGAACCTACTGTTTTTTTTGAACTTATGAAAGATACAGCCCTTATTGCAAAAGACAAAGGCATTTTAAATTTAATGGTTTCAAACGGTTTTATTTCAAAGCAGGGTTTTGATGAAATAAAGGAATTTATTGATGCTGCAAATATTGACCTTAAATCCTTTAGCAATAATTTTTATGAAAAAATCTGCGGGGGAAAACTAAAGCCTGTTCTTGAAACCTTAAAAAGAATGAAAAAAGAAAATATTTTTATTGAGATAACCACCCTTTTAATTTCAGGAATAAACGATAGTAAAGAAGAAATAGAAAATATTGCAAAATTTATAAAAAATGAACTTGGACAAGATACTCCCTGGCATATTTCAGCATTTCATCCATGTTTTAAAATGACCGATATAAAGCCAACTCCTGCTGGTACAATTCACAAAGCAATTGAAACTGGTCAAAAACAAGGCCTTAATTATATTTATCCAGGAAATATCTTTGGAGATGATTTTGAATCAACCATATGCCCCCAGTGCAAAAACAAAGTAGTTGAAAGAAAAGGGTTTTATGTTATAGGAAACCATATAAAAAATGGAAAATGTGGTGAATGTGGACATAAAATAAGCGGAATTTTTGAATGA
- a CDS encoding methyltransferase domain-containing protein: MFKKKFDFNSKTYRSADFPNLSREIQLFFSLLNPIPGDSILSIGSNSHEILKACLEINLDLTLTDPEKSKLQIAQREFSHKISYHQSEAEDLPFDDNSFEYSFFFNSLGNTKDPVKALEESFRVTKNYVFIGVTNRFAIKGVQKTIKGFLFPESHKLKLFSIFEIKQIIKNLLGDVPVKWRTVSTFDLIGSPVLEYLGYPELFQKSPFGNFAGICVCLQPRFRLKPLELKVENPAIKPVNAIPQRCAQWKRNYTKK; the protein is encoded by the coding sequence ATGTTCAAAAAAAAATTTGATTTCAATAGCAAAACTTACCGCTCTGCAGATTTTCCAAACCTTTCAAGGGAAATCCAGCTTTTTTTCAGTCTTTTAAATCCAATCCCCGGAGATTCAATTCTTTCAATAGGTTCAAATTCCCACGAAATTTTAAAGGCCTGCCTTGAAATAAATCTTGACTTAACTCTTACAGATCCGGAAAAATCAAAGCTTCAAATTGCACAAAGAGAATTTTCACATAAAATTTCATATCATCAAAGTGAAGCAGAAGATCTTCCCTTTGATGATAACAGCTTTGAATATTCCTTTTTTTTCAATTCCCTTGGAAATACAAAAGATCCTGTAAAAGCACTGGAAGAATCATTTCGTGTTACAAAAAACTATGTTTTCATAGGAGTCACAAACAGATTTGCAATCAAAGGGGTTCAAAAAACAATAAAAGGGTTTTTATTCCCTGAATCACACAAACTCAAACTTTTCAGTATTTTTGAAATAAAACAGATAATAAAAAATCTTTTAGGCGATGTTCCTGTAAAATGGAGAACAGTTTCAACTTTTGATCTCATTGGAAGCCCTGTTTTAGAATATCTTGGTTATCCCGAACTTTTTCAAAAAAGTCCTTTTGGAAACTTTGCAGGTATTTGTGTGTGCTTACAACCCAGATTCAGGCTGAAACCCCTTGAGCTTAAAGTTGAAAATCCTGCAATAAAACCTGTAAATGCAATTCCTCAGAGGTGTGCTCAATGGAAAAGAAATTATACAAAAAAATAA